From a single Vitis vinifera cultivar Pinot Noir 40024 chromosome 18, ASM3070453v1 genomic region:
- the LOC100241969 gene encoding cytochrome P450 CYP82D47 — protein sequence MDFLLQCLNPAMVGAFAILVLSYYLLLWRSGAGKGRMAPEAAGAWPIIGHLHLLGGSKNLPHLLLGTMADKYGAVFSVRLGLKRAVVVSSWQMAKECFTTHDLALASRPQLVISKQLGYNDAMFAFSPHGAYWREVRKIATLELLSNRRLELLKNVRISEVETCMKELYKLWAEKKNEAGVVLVDMKQWFGDLTLNVILMMVVGKRYFGYTAESQEKETQRCQKSIREFFRLLGLFVVSDALPFLGWLDVGGHLKATKKTAKEMDGIAQEWLEEHRRRKDSGEASGNQDLMDVMLSILAGTDPTGYDADTINKATSLILIAGGSDTTSVTLTWVISLLLNNPCMLRKAQEELDTHVGKGRLVNEVDLSKLVYLQAIVKETLRLYPALPLSGPRQFNQDSILGGYRIPNGTRLVLNLTKIQRDPSVWLNPTEFQPERFLTTHKDVDMRGKNFEFTPFGGGRRICPGATFALQVLHLTLANFLHKFQLSTPSNATVDMSESLGITNIKSTPLEVLISPRLSSCDLYE from the exons ATGGATTTCCTTCTCCAATGCCTAAACCCTGCCATGGTTGGAGCATTTGCAATACTTGTCCTCTCCTACTACCTGTTATTATGGCGGTCTGGAGCTGGTAAGGGCAGAATGGCACCTGAAGCTGCTGGTGCATGGCCCATAATAGGTCACCTACACCTCCTAGGTGGGTCTAAGAATTTGCCCCACTTACTTTTGGGAACCATGGCCGACAAGTATGGAGCAGTATTCAGCGTTCGGCTGGGATTGAAAAGAGCTGTGGTGGTGAGTAGTTGGCAGATGGCCAAGGAATGCTTCACCACCCATGACCTGGCTCTGGCCTCCCGTCCTCAACTTGTAATCTCCAAACAATTGGGATATAACGATGCCATGTTTGCTTTCTCTCCTCACGGTGCATACTGGCGGGAAGTGCGGAAGATAGCCACTCTAGAGCTCCTCTCGAACCGCCGGCTAGAGTTGCTGAAGAACGTCCGAATCTCAGAGGTGGAGACATGCATGAAGGAACTATACAAGCTTTGGGCCGAGAAGAAAAACGAGGCAGGCGTTGTTTTGGTGGACATGAAGCAATGGTTTGGGGACTTGACTCTGAACGTGATTCTTATGATGGTTGTTGGAAAACGATATTTCGGTTATACAGCCGAAAGTCAAGAGAAAGAGACCCAGCGGTGCCAGAAATCGATTAGGGAATTCTTTCGTTTGTTGGGTCTCTTTGTGGTGTCGGATGCCCTTCCTTTTCTTGGCTGGCTTGACGTGGGTGGACATCTGAAAGCCACGAAGAAGACTGCAAAAGAAATGGATGGTATTGCTCAGGAATGGTTAGAGGAACACCGACGGCGAAAAGATTCGGGTGAAGCTAGTGGTAACCAGGACTTAATGGACGTGATGCTGTCCATTCTGGCTGGCACGGACCCTACCGGCTATGATGCCGACACAATCAACAAAGCCACATCCCTG ATTTTGATTGCAGGAGGCAGTGACACTACATCTGTTACTCTAACATGGGTGATCTCACTTTTATTGAATAATCCATGTATGTTAAGAAAAGCCCAAGAAGAATTGGACACTCATGTTGGTAAAGGGAGACTGGTAAATGAAGTGGATTTAAGCAAGTTGGTCTACCTCCAAGCAATTGTTAAAGAGACATTGAGGTTATATCCCGCACTTCCACTTTCAGGACCACGCCAATTTAACCAAGATTCCATTTTAGGTGGTTATCGTATCCCAAATGGCACTCGTCTTGTATTGAACCTCACTAAGATCCAAAGAGACCCAAGTGTATGGTTGAATCCAACAGAGTTTCAACCAGAGAGATTCCTCACTACTCACAAAGACGTTGATATGAGGGGCAAAAATTTTGAGTTTACACCATTTGGTGGTGGAAGAAGAATTTGCCCTGGTGCAACTTTTGCCCTTCAAGTGCTACACTTAACATTAGCCAATTTCCTACACAAATTTCAACTTTCGACTCCATCAAATGCAACAGTTGATATGAGCGAGAGCCTTGGGATAACAAACATCAAATCCACTCCACTTGAAGTTCTCATCTCGCCACGTCTGTCTTCTTGTGATCTTTATGAGTAA